The Thalassotalea piscium sequence CTCTACACACGCTAATTTTCAGCCATCAATACACGTTTAGGTTAACCGCGTAATATGCACTTTCGATTATCAGTAAAAGAAATATTATCTAAGCTTGTTATTGCATTTTTGCTTTCGGGCTTTATTGGTTATTTGTTTGATGCAGCCTTATTAATGTTAGGTTTATGCGCTTTTGGTTTTCTTGTATGGCATTATCATCACTTACTTACTTTAACACGCTGGCTTTGGCACAGTAATGCGATATTTCCTCCACAAGCTAAGGGGGTTTGGGGGCGAATTTATGATGGTCTTTATCGACAAAAGAAACAGCACCGCCAAAAATTAAAACAATTAAATGATACGATAAGGCAGTTTAGGGATGGTGCTGAAGCACTTCCTGATGCTGCACTTGTACTTTCAAATGAATTAACTATTTTATGGGGTAATAAAAAAGCACAGCATATTCTTGGTATACGTTGGCCAAGTGATGTTGGGCAACGCATTGATAATTTATTACGCTTTCCTGAGTTTACTCAATACTTAGAGACCAATAGCTTTGAACACCCTTGTTTGATCCCATCGCCGCACAATAACGAGCTAAGGATAGAGTTAAGGCTAATGCCATACGGCTCTGAGCAAATATTAATGCTTGCAAGAGATGTGAGTAAAATTTATCGCTTAGAAGAAATGCGGCGTGACTTTGTTGCTAACGTTTCTCATGAATTAAAAACTCCCCTTACTGTTGTGCGTGGCTATGTT is a genomic window containing:
- the phoR gene encoding phosphate regulon sensor histidine kinase PhoR, translating into MHFRLSVKEILSKLVIAFLLSGFIGYLFDAALLMLGLCAFGFLVWHYHHLLTLTRWLWHSNAIFPPQAKGVWGRIYDGLYRQKKQHRQKLKQLNDTIRQFRDGAEALPDAALVLSNELTILWGNKKAQHILGIRWPSDVGQRIDNLLRFPEFTQYLETNSFEHPCLIPSPHNNELRIELRLMPYGSEQILMLARDVSKIYRLEEMRRDFVANVSHELKTPLTVVRGYVEMVQLTEHSLDPQWKKAFATIEGQVTRMDRLVEQLLILSRVEIQADDEEKHSVDVPKLLYGLIDDAQWLNQDKQHKILADIDETLKIKGVESELKSAFSNLIANAIAYTANNGEVSISWQIEGNKAKFSVKDNGAGIRPEDINRLTERFFRVDKSRSRDTGGSGLGLAIVKHVLNHHNASLSINSQFGKGSEFFVVFERENIL